One part of the Parasphingorhabdus sp. SCSIO 66989 genome encodes these proteins:
- a CDS encoding TspO/MBR family protein — MNQLASPGQLRMAFWRWALFIVPLTVLLGFASAQFAGTGEENPWFAALIKPDAQPPGWAFPLAWAVLYVMIGFAVSLVLNARNAPGRWLAVGFWVAQLALNLFWSILFFGMHQVGAAFYLLVAIFMLATITTLLFGKIRALAAWLMVPYLVWLCFASILNKQIDTLNPDAATLIVPTAQSGGALPPSQ, encoded by the coding sequence ATGAACCAGTTGGCATCACCCGGGCAATTGCGCATGGCGTTCTGGCGCTGGGCGTTGTTTATCGTGCCATTGACCGTATTGCTTGGCTTTGCCTCGGCGCAATTTGCCGGTACCGGCGAGGAAAATCCCTGGTTTGCCGCACTGATCAAGCCGGATGCACAACCACCCGGATGGGCCTTTCCTCTCGCTTGGGCGGTGCTGTATGTGATGATCGGTTTCGCCGTTTCCTTGGTGTTGAACGCCCGCAATGCGCCAGGGCGCTGGCTTGCGGTGGGCTTCTGGGTGGCGCAGCTCGCGCTCAACCTGTTCTGGTCGATCCTGTTCTTCGGGATGCATCAGGTCGGTGCAGCCTTTTATCTGCTCGTGGCCATTTTCATGCTGGCGACGATCACCACTTTGCTGTTCGGCAAAATCCGCGCCTTGGCGGCTTGGCTGATGGTGCCTTATCTGGTCTGGCTGTGTTTTGCCTCAATCCTCAACAAGCAGATTGATACGCTCAACCCTGATGCGGCGACGCTGATCGTACCTACGGCGCAGAGCGGTGGCGCGCTGCCGCCCTCTCAATGA
- a CDS encoding accessory factor UbiK family protein: MQSDNKLFADLARVVNGAAGTFAGMGREASDGARERAKQWFAGMDFVSREEFDAVKQMAATAREEAEALKARVAELEAAMAAKPAAKRTTRAKKSDS, from the coding sequence ATGCAGAGTGATAACAAGCTGTTTGCTGATCTTGCCCGTGTTGTGAATGGCGCGGCGGGGACTTTTGCCGGCATGGGTCGCGAGGCGAGTGATGGCGCGCGCGAGCGGGCCAAGCAGTGGTTTGCCGGTATGGATTTCGTTAGTCGCGAAGAGTTTGACGCGGTCAAACAGATGGCTGCGACCGCGCGCGAAGAGGCGGAAGCGCTGAAGGCGCGGGTGGCCGAGCTGGAAGCCGCAATGGCTGCAAAACCGGCTGCCAAGCGCACGACGCGGGCAAAAAAATCCGATAGTTAA
- a CDS encoding YbjN domain-containing protein produces MMLTDPVELDSQEAPPMDMLAALFEARGWPIERDGEDELAAEIKGDWTRYSLRAIWREEDNVLQMLLLPELKIAEDKRLPIYEALGLINEQLWLGHFDLWSNNGMLLYRHGLMLGDDGLLELDQAQTLVETALSEFDRFYPVFQFILWGDKNPQEALASALIDTMGEA; encoded by the coding sequence GTGATGCTGACCGATCCTGTAGAGCTTGATAGCCAGGAAGCGCCGCCCATGGATATGCTGGCGGCGCTGTTTGAGGCGCGCGGCTGGCCGATTGAGCGCGATGGCGAGGATGAGCTGGCTGCCGAAATCAAGGGCGACTGGACCCGCTATTCGCTGCGCGCCATCTGGCGTGAAGAAGACAATGTGCTGCAAATGCTGCTGCTGCCCGAGCTGAAGATCGCCGAGGACAAGCGCCTGCCGATTTATGAGGCTCTGGGCCTGATCAATGAGCAGCTTTGGCTCGGCCATTTTGATCTGTGGTCAAATAACGGCATGCTGCTCTATCGCCATGGCCTGATGCTCGGCGATGATGGTCTGTTGGAACTGGACCAGGCACAAACGCTGGTCGAGACCGCATTGAGCGAGTTTGACCGCTTCTACCCGGTATTCCAGTTCATTCTTTGGGGTGACAAAAACCCCCAGGAAGCTCTGGCCAGCGCGCTGATCGATACCATGGGCGAGGCCTGA